One window of the Babesia bovis T2Bo chromosome 2, whole genome shotgun sequence genome contains the following:
- a CDS encoding Profilin family protein, whose protein sequence is MADWVPTIKQLALADNACYGCGIANAEDGELFSAADIDHDDLCWDSVYRDPYEFEATDENGQPIKHQITEKATIMEVFEKRRSSIGIFIGGNKYTFANYDDDCPVGDYTFKCVSAAKNKGGAHLVKTPGGYIVICVFDENRGQNKTASRMAAFALAEYMAANGY, encoded by the exons ATGGCAGATTGGGTTCCTACTATTAAGCAGTTAGCTCTTGCTGACAATGCCTGTTATGGCTGTGGCATTGCCaat GCAGAAGACGGCGAGCTTTTCTCTGCTGCTGACATAGACCATGACGATCTTTGCTGGGACAGTGTGTACCGTGACCCATATGAGTTTGAGGCTACTGATGAGAATGGTCAGCCCATAAAACACCAGATTACGGAGAAGGCCACTATTATGGAGGTCTTTGAGAAGCGTCGTTCCAGCATCGGTATTTTCATCGGTGGCAACAAATACACATTTGCTAACTACGACGATGACTGCCCCGTTGGTGACTACACCTTCAAGTGTGTTTCCGCTGCCAAGAACAAGGGTGGCGCTCACTTGGTCAAGACTCCAGGTGGTTACATTGTTATTTGTGTGTTCGATGAGAACCGTGGTCAAAACAAGACCGCTTCTAGGATGGCAGCGTTTGCTTTGGCTGAGTACATGGCTGCCAATGGTTATTAA
- a CDS encoding putative integral membrane protein, whose product MRQRERSGLSFTDIVNKLRNLSISFDFGRPDPHRARRQLISQYNRKPSIYEEEDPIKNCLLLPGRVTAFVSDLFQDHSTLEESIATDDRKVRSSSVGDGVDGAPRNVVCDNLDVSVYKVIQRAICYAGAGLGIVGIGMVTFFGIFTAAGAACTVVACNKVADQNCKVDVYDPSDSDAYYEGRAIISTPNNYQPGDMSSTSPMHIRPQYSPYLM is encoded by the exons ATGCGGCAAAGGGAGCGTTCTGGTTTATCATTTACTGACATTGTTAATAAG CTTAGAAATTTATCCATAAGTTTTGACTTTGGTCGACCTGATCCGCACCGGGCCAGGCGTCAGCTTATCTCGCAGTACAATCGTAAACCTTCTATATACGAGGAGGAAGACCCTATAAAGAACTGTTTACTCCTTCCAGGGCGTGTTACAGCATTCGTAAGCGATTTATTCCAAGACCATAGCACTTTGGAAG AGTCCATTGCTACTGATGACCGTAAAGTAAGGTCATCCTCCGTGGGTGATGGCGTAGATGGAGCCCCTCGAAATGTAGTTTGTGATAATTTGGACGTTTCGGTATATAAGGTCATACAGCGTGCAATATGTTATGCCG GTGCTGGACTGGGCATTGTAGGCATTGGAATGGTAACATTTTTCGGTATCTTTACTGCCGCTGGCGCTGCTTGTACTGTGGTTGCCTGTAACAAGGTTGCCGACCAGAACTGCAAAGTTGACGTTTACGACCCTTCTGACAGTGATGCCTATTACGAAGGCCGCGCGATTATATCTACTCCGAACAACTATCAGCCGGGAGATATGTCTAGCACCTCGCCAATGCACATCCGCCCGCAATATTCGCCATATTTGATGTGA